The DNA segment CACCCACTTTTTGATGAACTTCGTTTGTCTTACTTGATCTTGGAGTGGTCATGGGCTAGAGGGGTGCTCCTTTGTGCAGTATTTGATGGTTTTACTTCACCTGAACACTTGATACCTTGGAAAACTTCCTTCTGGATGAAAAATTTTCTTCTCCCCGActcttaaaacatttttttttctaatttctgttgctttgttttatcttcttttccttGTTTTCTAATATCTTTAGGACTTATGTCTTAGGTTTAGGTGTTTAGACCATATAAAGgttatttttaaacattaatatttagtttattatagagttattttgataaaaggagatttttttttatttgttcatcTTCTTTGTGGTGCTCAAGAATTTATACAGAAATGTGTTTTATCGCTTAGCTCTCATACTGTCATGTTTAACATTGAAAATGAATGGGACAAATGATGCAAAGTAAAATCTATGTGCTTATAGTTTTTTTATAGTTTGTTATTCTTGTTTTAGTTTTGCTAGGGATTAAGGAGAGAGGAGGCCTGTATGCATAGAAAATCTATAtacttctttccttttgtttagCTCTGAAAATGTAATTTTCATTAATACCtaccctccccccccccccccccccctccaaaaaaaataataatactaataataaaaataaaataaaaatatatgtgacaTTTGCGAAAAcgaaaacagaaccaaagaagGAAAGGTAGAAGCAAGAAAATTCATGTGTGACATTTTTTTTCTGCATAATTCCCAGATTGTTCTGAATGCTCACTTCCTTCGATTATTTTGGGTTATTTTGCAGGTCTATTATAAGTTCAGCAGTCTCTCAATGTTCGGGGAGCCATTGATGTTGATTTCtggatttttctttctttttgttgccTGCattatatacatgcatgcagaTTTGTCAATCTCCAAATCTTCTCCATCTTATTTGGCAAAGTTGCAGTGGGATGAGGTTAGTAGGTGGTATAGTCCTGTGTAAAATGTTAGTTGACAATCAGAAAGTATGTGTGTGTGGCACCTTTTGCACatttttaagaaagaattcctacttatcaaatattatatataaaatgtgtgctGTGCTTCAGGTGCAAGCAGGAGTTCAGCAAGTTCGAAATATCTTCGACAGATGTTTAACATTACATGATAAGCTGGAGGCATCATTACGTGATCTTTCCCGGACAGGAGATGTCCAAGCTTGTAAAGCATCTCGGAAAGCAGTTGATGGTTTGTTAAAAGATATCTCGAAAGATTTGAAGCCCTTGCTTTTATCTCTGCAATCCTCTCCTCAGGCTGCTCAGATCTTACCCAAGGTTTGCTGTTTATTTGCTGCCCTTTTTGTAAATTTCCAATTCTATGCAATTCAAAGTTGAGACTTAGTGCAACAATTTTCCTGCCCTAAAATATTGGTGCAGTGTTCAATTTGTAAGACATCGAATGCTACAAGTTAAAGGCACTTCCAAGTTACAGTGCCCTAGCACACAGAGAGCTGGAAAACTGTCCTATACGTTTGGACTTTTGGAACAAACCCTGTTATACCAGGCTGcgttactctttttcttttttggttgctTTACATCACGTCTGTTTTACTATCATTAGTTACTCACTTTTGGACGTTTGTGTAGGTCGAGGAACTGGTTGCCAAGGAGAGAGATTTACAAGAGAAGCTGATGGTGAAACATTCAACCGTGGTCGACAGCTATGAGAAGAAGTTGAGTGGACGGGAAATTGAGAATCGGGTTGCTTTGCAGCAGCAAAAGATTACAGCCTTGAGGCAGGAGGTCGATGATCTTCttgattttattgatgagataTGACAAATGGGTTCTATTATCTGCCCCGCCACCTCGCGGGAAATCTTTTTGGTCGGGATTTTGATGTGctcacttgttttttttttttttttttagcttaacTAGacaattttatgtatttttatattatccTATTTATGTAATAACCATGGATTTCAGCTTTGCACTTATGCCAAGTGCCTGATTGGATGCCAAACATTAACAAGGCCCACGAGTCTCTGCTCCGCAACCATGTAACTACAGGCTTGTGCTTGTGTTGGTTCGCATTTTCTCACCCATGCCAGTTTTATTGCTGCAGTATTATAGTTATGAAGGAGACTTCAACTCTCTGATGACGAATTCATATCCATAGTTGTCCTTATGCAAGACTGCAATTACTACATTAACACCAGCCACCAAGGGTGGTAGCTCAATGGTGGGTTACTCCCATGTGGTTTGACATGTATTAAGTCTGGGTTGGAATTCAAATATGAATTCACATTAAGCTATTAGTATTAGACGCTTACGAATTCATTAAATTTGCCTTACAAAAAGTCGAGTAAGAAATATACATACTATCCTTATTTATGAGATCTTGTTAATATaagattcaaatcatctaaaatttcgTTTTGAACTCTAATCGAAAATTTAGAGTAAGAAAAAGACAACTTGAATTGTATCTTACAATATTCATAACTATAAATCCTTGATTGCAGGCGATGCTTGTGATAGGAAAGTCGTGGTCTCATCTCAACAACATCAAGATGCTTACGACTTTGCTCCTCCATGTGTTCCATGAGTCACTTACTAATAACTTCTTAATCTTATCCTCACACGCCAAATGCACTTTTTTTAAGTCTTGCTTTCCACGTGTTTCAACCTCCATGACTCTTGTAGTAATTAACATAGCCATctccattaaaataaataaataacatagccatctccatttttctcaCGTGTCCTTTATCCTTGGTAATAGCATTACTATTGGAACAaaccaacaaaattaaaataataatcttagctgtccatttttttatagaacaacttatttcttatttttaatatctttttatgtttattctttgcaactagactccttccctttctctttaTCTTTTAGATCTCTCACATGAATCAACATCAGGCCACTACCTACATCCATGGTCGGCAACATGCTCCACCTCCTCCAATTCAACCACGTGTACTCAAATCTTCAAGAAAAACTCATGCTTGCCGCCTATTTGTTCTCCTTACTTTGTGTCGGTAATTTTGATTTCACTAACACATTACCCCaatcttaacattcaaatacaaatattttttaactttaaatttttaacttttttatctaatcattacctaattattacaattttcataaactttcaaacaaaacataaaaaataattaaaaatttttaaatatcacaacaaaaataatattaagaaaattttataataatgttttaactttgtaatatttttatttaagtttttcttttttcttttccaaaacttcataaaatatcttaatgcaaattattttactactttttacaaatttttcattttatctcatttcatcttaatattttttcaaaatgttaaAGTTGATTGCCACATTGACCTGGGAGCCCCAGTAAAAACTCTGAAATTTATAGATTTTGGATGAAAATAACATTTGACTAGTttagtatttaaatataaataagataaaatcacAACAAAAATTTCACGAAAGTACATCAATAAActaacataatttcatataatattttaaattttctttataataaaaataattttacaatctaacatataaatcaaataatgtAATTTGAGTTTATTGATAAGATCTCTTTGTGGTtagaaaatttcttttaaatatataccaaaattataaaatatttttaataattaattaaagaataaaaattatttcgtatttgattttatatatagttttaaaaccTTGGTTCCAAATTACGGACATAAAAAGATGGAATTTTCCGCAGTTATTCCGTCTCAGCAACAGATTCCTTTGCCATAAAAAGCATTCAAAGCACTGAAATCGTTGTATAATTTGCGAGGACGAAAACGTTCTCCACACACGGCGCGCGTACGCGTATACTACGAACACACACACTTCAACTGAACCATCGAACACAcactgtttctctctctctctgcctctcCACATGACTCGTTCGTTCAGAATTCTGGCCGAGGCGAGCTCGCCGACCACCAATACGACCGATTCGGGCGAACCGGTAACCGTCGATTCGGACTTCGTGGTGATCCTCGCGGCCCTCCTCTGCGCCCTCATCTGCGTGCTCGGCCTCGTCGCCGTCGCTCGCTGCGCCTGGCTCCGCCGCCTCTCCACCTTCGGAGCCATCAACGCCGCCGCCACCACATCATCCTCGACGGCACCGCAGCCTCCACCTGCGACTGCTTCTTCGGCCAACAAAGGACTGAAAAAGAAGATCCTCAAGTCCCTCCCGAAGCTCACCTTCACTACTGAGTCCGCCGCCAAATTCTCCTCCTCCGAGTGCGCCATATGCCTGTCCGAATTCACCCATGGCGACGAGATCCTCGTGCTGCCTCAGTGCGGCCACGCCTTCCACGTGGCCTGCATCGAGACGTGGCTCGGATCCCACTCCTCCTGCCCCTCCTGCCGTCAGATCCTGGTGGTCGCCAGATGTCAGAAGTGCGGCGGACCTCAAGCCGAGGCCAGATACAATGAGCAAGTAGGCGGTGCCAATAGGTTCTTGCCCTAAGCCTAGCCCGGGCCCCAATTCGAATTTCTTATCGATCTCAGATTAGTGTAAATATACTTACAAATATCATTATACTTGCTATTTTTAGGATCAGAATAGATCTAGCAAACAAAAATCATCAAGAAAGTTTGAATGATTTCATGATTTCCCTGTATTTGATTCGTGTGTGTAATTAatgtaatgatatattataatatggtaTATGAAGGTTTCTAAATTCAATGGATTATGGCCGAAATTACTGTTACTTCCAAATGATGAATCATTGCCGGTAAGATACTAGCAACGGAGATGCGAGCCATATCTCCCATCAAACCATTCATCTCGATTTTTCAATCCTCTACGAAACAAATTTCTTTCCACATGAATTATTTTGGAATCacgtttggattgagaaatatttttattttattattattattttttaaaatctttatataaaatataataaaaatttaatttttttaaatcttaatttaattttttaaaattttaaaataataataatattttatttaaaatcatgtcATCTCTATTGTCAAATAACGTCTCAATCCGTGCAAGTCTAGTCATGAACAGAGTCGTAAAGAAAGGTCTACACGTCGAAGACTCTGACCAAATCCATGAATCTCTGACCGTGATTCGTGGAAGATGCAATCGAGGAGATTACAGATAAAAAAGAGAGATTCTTTCAATAGAATTTGAGATTTAATTAAGAATTTGGCTGATTGATTTAAGAATGAGTTAAGAAATCTTTCAGTTAAGAATTCTTACACTTGTCTTCTAAGGAATCTCTAGTTGAGAAATGCCAGAGTCacgaaaatattttataaatgtaaCGTTACAAATTAaagttatttaatttattacattacatctattttataataaaaataattttataatatgatatatcacatcaaatcatattaatttataagttctctaactaaatcatttctcaatatctattattttttgtcTTCCACTTAAAAAACAAACTTTCACACAAATAGTGTGGCTAGGGATATCATTAAGAGCCATTTAGTTTCAAAGATGAGATGTCATCTGTTACGGAAAGATATTATTTCatccaaatatttattttaaaattattttttattataaaatcatttcatcttatctcatttcttaattcaaatacataatttttaaaaattatatcatctcatctcggCTCAAtaatctcattattattcacaacttatcttatttcatcacaCAATCCGAATGAGTATTAAAAAGagtcttataaatatattattctttACTTTTATATAGCTTTGGCAGTTATTACCACTATTGCCTGTGCCATGTTTTCACAACTTTGGTATAAAACCATAGTGCATGCTGCATGGAATGGCTCCTCATatcagttttttatttattaaagttCGTTCAGATCTTGGGATTACATGACAGAAGGATTAACCCATAAACAATAGTTCTTTCCGGTTAAAGTTCCGGAACTTGTCGGAATATGCCAACCGCCAAAGTGCAATaactaaaaataacaataatacaaAAATTCATCATGcattaggggaaaaaaaaggttttaaTCTCGATTACATCTGAAAATTTGGAAGATGGCAAATGAAAAGGGTGGGTAGTGCCGTCATTTAGAGCAATTGGGTTGGTCGAGTACATAAAGAAGCAaacttttttcattaaataataattattttttaaaacatttttctatattattaaatattatatattctaattaaaagaCTAAGCACTAAAGATATCATTGAATAAATACTTGCGTTCATCCTCTTTATAAGATTCTCCATtcaatatattatgtatattataATCTCTTTTCTTTGTCTCGACCTAAATAATAACTATTATTTATTGATtagcctttaattttttttctttcgaccgtcaaaaaaagtgaaaaaataacatGGATGGACCACCCAAGTACGATAAATAGGGCAATTAAATGGCCGTCACGTGTATGTATACAGTACATTCATGAgtataatattattaagaatgatcagtaaaattttaaatttttatataatctttttatgattAGAATACTTGCTTATTGTTACGGTGGATCTAATCCTCAAGAGGCATCATACATAATAAGATTTGTAAGAACGTATGAATAGCTTGTGTGCCCACTCTTACACTCATTATGAGACATGCATGCCTAATCTAACCTAACCCGACCAAACCCACAATGCCATTGCCAAttggctttatatatatatatatatatatatatatatatatatatatatatatatatatatatatcccaccCAATTCACATGGTTTGATTCCATTATCTCAGACCCAATCCGGATGGGGACTATGGAGGAGTTCGGGAGAAGGAAACCCAATAAATTACTCTACAACTTACAATTTAATCCAACAAATTACAGTTTATGAAAATGGCTATAGCCATAAAaagtttctataaaaataaatatataaattaatataacctcataataaaaataattttataatttaacgtataaTTTCAAACTATAtccatttataaatttacttatatgaaatatcttttttttcttattattcacTGGATTGCAATATGCAAAaaaaggtgggggtgtaaaatGGACTCACTccaatgagaaaaataaatttgacttGATTTGAgctatttgaattttaaaaaaaatctaattacaagcataattatatattaatatatacatcaatctattgtgattagtcaaaaaatagattttattgaaaacagaactaattaaaattttaagtataaagaaatcagtattgatacgtaaattagtatgtaattttatttatatgtaataaaactctttaaattttatattctatAGGTACGAATTATCAATaagagaaggggaaaaaaatgcaATAGTTAGGAGCTTACGAGGGCGTTATTGccttattaaattataattaaaaaaatacataaaaagtgGAAATTGAACCCGACGTGAATCGAACACGCAACCTTCTGATCTGGAGTCAGACGCGCTACCATTGCGCCACGGATCCACAGCTGATAGTATTCTCCCAATATTTAGTATATATGCATTTTTTCGATGATTTCCAAATCCCTTGCCAGTTTCCGGCGAAGAACTCGTGGTGTGGGCCTGTGGGGTTGAATGAAGCTGTTCTGGATGACATTCAGATTTGTTCTCGATGGTGATCTtcagaaaccctaaccctaaatctCAATATGGAGCATTgtatttatgaaatttattgaGAGACTTCAATTCCATTCCATTTCTTTCCAGGTAAGCATCCTAATTCCTTTCCTTTGCTTATGGTGTATCTGAATAGTAATGTTACTTAATGTTTatgatttaattaatatttgttattttcCAGCAAATTGTGGATACAAAGCAGTAAATTTGGGGTTCAAAGCATTCGAATTTAGCAACCGGAGTTTGGGCTAACTAGTGGTAGGCTTGCTTGGCCGTTGCCGACCAAAGACCCACCGGAAGTTTTGGCACTGACGACTGTTACCGGTTCGGCGAGTTGCGGGGGAAAGGACTAGAGTGACCGAAATGAGGCGGTCCTTAAGAGTGGAAGAATTGCCGTGGCTGTAAAAGGCCGGCTATTACCAACTTTCACGGCACGATCAACTCTTTCCTTCCCGTTGCTTTCGTGCTTACATTTTTTTCACTCTCTGTCTTTAATTATACATtggaaactaaaaacaaaaagaattcacaccaccccccccccccccccccccccccccccccccaaaaatcAGACTTCACCATCATTTGTTATTAAATTAATGCttagagatgagataaaatgtaaataataataaaataatttgtaaataatagtaaaataatttaaattaacatatttatagagttataaaaaatgagagaaaaaattaaataaaaatattataaaattaaaatcttattgaaatcttatttttttaatattacttttattttagaatttaaaaaaattgaattattttttatgttttatttaaaattctgaaaaagttgtaatgagtagatagtgattaaatgaaaaaatttaaaatttaaaattgaaaagtgtttgtatttataGTGTTTGAATATTAGGATGAGATAAGAGTATCTTGCTATCCAAACTAGACCTAGCTCATATGTTGCTTCTTCAAAAAGTGGctgaaaaaatctaaatttttaatGAACTGTAAGGATGTTGAGAAAAATACAATGGAGTTACTCTAGAGAATCTTAAAAGATCCTAATCCAATTTATAATACTAGCAACCCCCTTAATGAATgcaatgtttttttatataagtaatttttattaaagataATAGGtatagtccaagtacacaggCATAGTCCAAATACAGAGGTTGTGTACATAATACATGAGTAACACGTAACTAGGATTTTTATAACCAAAGTAAGAAAATCATAGACACTGAGACCATTAAAATCCATCACCACCGCCCAAAGGAGCAATGTtttgaagaagaaagatttaaGCTCATTCATAAAACGATTAAATGTTACGTTTGAAAATATTGAGTGGGTTGTGACTAGTTGCTTGATTCCTTGTTGGTTCTTTCAGGGGAGATGATTAATGCATGTGTGCTATTAATGTTGGTAAATACAGTTGGTTCCAGAGATATGGATAATGCATGCGTATTCTCGGAAATTCTTGATACAATTGGGATTAGGACTTCTTCTTCGGAAAGTTTAGGGACATTTAGAGGTTTTGGTTATGTTCCTCTGAAGAATTAGGTATTGATTATTTTCTTCCACTGCTGATGAATAGATACAGTAGCTCTAATTTCACAATAGGTGTATGTATTTTGACTGTTTTTTGGTCATCAGTGTAATAAAGAGTATATACCAGAAGGAAGTTGAGGGACTACCGTCCTGGCTCTATAGCTGATCTTCTGATAGAAGAGGCAAGACATGTATGATGCTGATCTTTAACACCTTTGCTTTTCCCCTTAAGATTAatctttttttacttttggatTTTAAAAGCTGGTTGTAGATATGTCCTAAGTTTCTAGTTATGACATCCTCTTTGGGCCAATAATGGggtgctttctttttttttttgttaattccGCTCAGTTCAAAGCCTTTCAAGTATGAAGAAAGAAGATCATTCagaattttgctacatacaaatacagtcgcacactaatctgtgtaccaatactgatttattcatatttaaaatttaaattaacactgttttcaataaaatttattttttgaccaatcacatcatattgatgcacagattagtgtacaattatacttacaactatatttttccttcaataaTCCATTGGAAAAAGTTGTGAAGAGCA comes from the Carya illinoinensis cultivar Pawnee chromosome 8, C.illinoinensisPawnee_v1, whole genome shotgun sequence genome and includes:
- the LOC122274785 gene encoding RING-H2 finger protein ATL80-like — protein: MTRSFRILAEASSPTTNTTDSGEPVTVDSDFVVILAALLCALICVLGLVAVARCAWLRRLSTFGAINAAATTSSSTAPQPPPATASSANKGLKKKILKSLPKLTFTTESAAKFSSSECAICLSEFTHGDEILVLPQCGHAFHVACIETWLGSHSSCPSCRQILVVARCQKCGGPQAEARYNEQVGGANRFLP